The Apibacter raozihei genome contains a region encoding:
- a CDS encoding T9SS type A sorting domain-containing protein: protein MKFKFYSLLFIILNFSGVIMAQNIEFTNDILKNYLLSSSAENEVAKDINGNPMAIDANGDGEISLEEALKVYQLKVGMGNIFPKIIPGSPELSPPSNAESSDLTYFTNVRILKYRGVYARECYKCHKQFIDATGFTNLEELYYLDGHHLYKVYDIYIKLPDYLPNLKLVDAPVKISYSQAPNLEDLNCTYSLKLGSGFNGILVNFKKLNFSDFKKLKRITANADTIILKNLPILDSVSLVSSFSHLENLPSLKKLKLPLDLPVISDKINITIKNLSNLTSLDLGIRATPSESFNGVSLEQLTLENLPKLSYLNCFGLSIPDFKVSHLPSLTFLNNEYNGRLSILDLSKNVNLKELYLMGFGYSLKDLDLTHNPLLTHLRLGHMYEMTSLDLSKNTNLTNIRFNMMELDKLDFSASTKITSLSEYYSTFKTLIIKNGVTDPWLDTFSPVRHATFNSICCDEIELEKVKQLFSSYTKNITTDCSTLGLSTNEIKTQTEVTLYPNPATDFLYINTKEKITKVEIFDTNGRLLISENITSPKVTVSILPKGSYFMTLHYAKGKINKPFIKN, encoded by the coding sequence ATGAAATTTAAATTTTATTCCCTCTTATTCATTATTTTAAACTTTTCGGGGGTTATAATGGCCCAGAATATCGAGTTTACCAACGATATACTTAAAAACTACCTGTTATCTTCTTCTGCTGAAAATGAGGTTGCCAAAGACATTAATGGAAACCCCATGGCTATTGACGCTAACGGAGACGGAGAAATTTCTCTTGAGGAAGCATTAAAAGTGTATCAACTGAAGGTAGGTATGGGTAATATTTTTCCTAAAATTATTCCTGGTTCCCCTGAGCTATCTCCTCCTTCTAATGCTGAATCTTCAGATTTAACTTATTTTACTAATGTACGTATACTTAAATATAGAGGTGTTTATGCTCGCGAATGTTATAAATGCCATAAGCAATTTATAGATGCAACCGGATTTACTAATCTGGAAGAATTGTATTATTTAGATGGACACCATCTTTATAAAGTTTATGATATTTATATCAAATTACCGGATTACCTCCCAAACCTGAAATTAGTTGATGCCCCGGTAAAAATATCTTACAGTCAGGCTCCCAACCTGGAAGATTTGAACTGTACTTATAGTTTAAAGCTGGGATCTGGTTTTAACGGGATTTTAGTTAATTTTAAAAAATTAAATTTTTCTGATTTTAAAAAGCTGAAAAGAATCACAGCAAATGCCGACACTATTATTTTAAAAAATCTTCCCATCCTGGATTCCGTTTCCCTGGTAAGTAGTTTTTCGCATCTTGAAAATTTACCTTCTTTAAAAAAACTAAAATTACCACTTGATTTACCTGTAATTTCAGATAAAATAAACATTACAATTAAAAATTTATCAAATCTCACCTCCTTGGATTTAGGTATTAGGGCTACTCCATCTGAATCATTTAATGGAGTTTCGCTGGAGCAGTTAACTTTAGAAAATTTACCCAAACTGTCTTACTTAAATTGCTTCGGTCTTTCAATACCTGATTTTAAAGTTTCACATTTACCCTCACTCACATTTTTAAATAATGAATATAATGGCAGATTATCTATTCTTGATTTATCAAAAAATGTAAATTTAAAAGAGTTATATTTAATGGGTTTTGGTTATTCTTTAAAAGATTTAGATCTTACTCATAATCCTCTTTTAACTCATTTGCGACTGGGTCATATGTATGAAATGACTTCTTTAGATTTATCAAAAAATACGAATCTAACAAATATTCGCTTTAATATGATGGAGCTAGACAAGCTGGATTTTTCTGCTTCTACGAAGATAACTTCATTATCTGAATATTATTCAACATTTAAAACTCTAATTATAAAAAACGGGGTTACTGACCCTTGGCTGGATACTTTTTCTCCCGTCAGACATGCCACTTTTAATTCCATTTGTTGTGATGAAATTGAACTGGAAAAAGTTAAGCAGCTATTTTCTTCCTATACCAAAAATATAACTACAGACTGTTCCACTTTAGGTTTAAGCACCAATGAAATAAAAACACAAACTGAAGTTACCCTGTATCCTAACCCGGCTACTGATTTTCTATACATAAATACAAAAGAAAAAATCACTAAAGTAGAAATTTTTGATACTAATGGAAGACTTTTAATTTCAGAGAACATAACTTCACCCAAGGTTACTGTTTCTATTCTTCCGAAAGGTTCTTATTTTATGACCCTGCATTACGCTAAAGGCAAAATAAATAAACCGTTCATTAAAAACTAA
- a CDS encoding T9SS type A sorting domain-containing protein — translation MKFKFYSFLFIILNFSGNIMAQNIKFTNDELKKHLLSSSPENEVAKDINGNPMVIDANGDGEISIQEALNVYQLKVGMGNIYPKKPSWDNSKTNFSSELTYFTNVRIFKYEGLIDYYNCSVCMDYFVDATGFTNLEELYFLDGHFFYKRYHLNIKLPEYLPNLKIVDAPTKISFSQAPNLEKLNCSYTFRGNLNEDGLIFNYEKLDFSDFKKLRSITANAENLNLSNLPSLEELTVHARDSLVLKNLPSLEKIKTLPNDSYLSSYHYYLSNHYYYLENLPKIDSFFKPINTYVPREIHMIIKRLSSLKFLKFGNSNDYYSSFHITKLELEDLPELTSIDFSHNSIKTLDLSKNIPKLSKLILYNNSIETLNISNNILLDTLDLTTNSLTHIDVKNHKRLKYLSILDSPISNLDISNNVLIKDLNIGRTQISEIDLSKQVNLTSFSSGGNDISTLDFSKNVKISNLKLSYPNDNGRKQVLKHLIIKNDVPDPWINNYRKHYLDPDLESICCDEIELEKVKQVFSWFPDTKFTTDCSTLGLSTNEIKIQTEVTLYPNPASDFLFINTKEKITKVEIFDTNGRLLISENIILPKVTVSTLPKGSYFMTLHYAKGKINKPFIKN, via the coding sequence ATGAAATTTAAATTTTATTCTTTCTTATTCATTATTTTAAATTTTTCGGGGAATATAATGGCCCAGAATATTAAGTTTACCAACGATGAACTCAAAAAACACCTGTTATCTTCATCTCCTGAAAATGAAGTAGCCAAAGACATTAATGGAAACCCCATGGTTATTGATGCCAATGGAGACGGGGAAATTTCAATTCAGGAAGCACTGAATGTGTACCAACTGAAAGTAGGTATGGGTAATATTTATCCTAAAAAACCTAGTTGGGATAATTCCAAAACAAATTTTTCTTCTGAGTTGACTTATTTTACTAATGTTCGCATATTTAAATATGAAGGACTTATTGATTATTACAATTGTTCTGTTTGTATGGATTACTTTGTAGATGCAACCGGATTTACGAATCTGGAGGAATTATATTTTTTAGACGGACACTTTTTCTATAAAAGATACCATCTTAACATCAAATTACCTGAATACCTTCCTAATTTGAAAATCGTGGATGCCCCAACAAAAATATCATTCAGTCAGGCTCCTAATCTGGAAAAGTTGAACTGCTCGTATACTTTTAGAGGAAATTTAAATGAAGACGGATTAATATTTAACTATGAAAAATTAGATTTTTCTGATTTTAAAAAACTAAGAAGCATAACGGCAAATGCTGAAAATTTAAATTTATCAAATCTTCCTTCTCTTGAAGAACTTACTGTGCATGCTAGAGATAGTTTAGTTTTGAAGAATCTTCCATCTCTTGAAAAAATTAAAACTTTACCTAATGATTCCTATCTCTCTAGCTATCACTATTATCTCTCTAATCATTACTATTATCTGGAAAACTTACCTAAAATAGATTCTTTTTTTAAACCTATAAATACGTATGTTCCTCGTGAAATTCATATGATAATAAAGAGACTGTCTTCTTTAAAATTCTTAAAATTTGGTAATAGCAATGATTATTATTCTTCTTTCCATATTACAAAGCTGGAGTTAGAAGATCTTCCAGAGTTAACGAGCATTGACTTTAGTCACAATTCAATTAAAACATTAGATTTATCAAAAAATATTCCTAAACTTTCTAAACTGATTCTTTATAATAATTCAATTGAAACTTTAAATATTTCTAACAATATTCTGCTTGATACTTTGGATCTAACTACTAACTCATTAACCCATATAGATGTTAAGAACCACAAACGATTAAAATATTTAAGTATCCTAGATAGTCCGATTAGTAACCTGGATATATCTAATAATGTATTAATTAAAGATCTTAATATAGGTAGGACACAAATATCTGAGATAGACCTTTCCAAGCAAGTGAATTTAACCTCTTTTAGTAGTGGTGGAAATGATATTTCCACCTTAGATTTTTCTAAAAATGTTAAAATTTCCAACTTAAAGTTGTCTTATCCTAATGATAATGGTAGAAAACAAGTTTTAAAACACTTAATAATAAAAAATGATGTACCAGACCCATGGATTAATAATTATAGAAAACATTACTTAGATCCCGATTTAGAATCTATTTGTTGTGATGAAATTGAACTGGAAAAAGTTAAGCAGGTATTTTCATGGTTTCCTGATACGAAATTTACAACAGACTGTTCCACTTTAGGTTTAAGCACCAATGAAATAAAAATTCAAACTGAGGTTACCCTGTATCCTAATCCGGCTTCTGATTTTCTATTCATAAATACAAAAGAAAAAATCACTAAAGTAGAAATTTTCGATACTAATGGAAGACTTTTAATTTCTGAGAACATAATTTTACCTAAGGTTACTGTTTCTACCCTTCCGAAGGGTTCTTATTTTATGACCCTGCATTACGCTAAAGGCAAAATAAATAAACCATTTATTAAAAACTAA
- a CDS encoding T9SS type A sorting domain-containing protein, translating to MKFKFYSFLSIILNFSGIIMAQNIKFTNNELKKHLLSSSPENEVAKDINGNPMAIDANGDGEISIQEALNVYQLKVGMGNIYPKKPSWDNSKTNFSSELTYFTNVRVFKYEGLIDYYNCSVCVDYFVDATGFTNLEELYFLDGHFFYKRYHLNIKLPEYLPNLKIVDAPIKISNSQAPNLEELNCSYTFRGDLHEDGLIFNYEKLDFSDFEKLKRITANAENLNLSNLPSLEELTVHARDSLVLKNLPSLEKIKTLPEDSYLSSYHYYLSNHYYYLENLPKIDSFSFKRINMNIPRDIHLIIKKLPSLKLLYFDNNYDYLLAPRITKLELEDLPELTGIDCSYNSITTLDLSKNIPKLSKLILNNNSIETLNISNNILIDTLNLAHNLLPHIDVKNHKRLKKLKILDNPINSLDISNNVLIEDLDISLTNISNIDLSKQVNLTSFTSGGNNITTLDLSKNPKIFNLNLNYYSGIDKLNLKHLNIKNNVIDLWIKNRPSYLGPELESICCDNQEEIDLIHKYFIHDKYKGNVNVTTNCNQSLSTNEIKTQTEVTLYPNPATDFLYINTKEKITKIEIFDTNGRLLISEKISSPKVTVSTLPKGSYFMTLHYAKGKINKPFIKN from the coding sequence ATGAAATTTAAATTTTATTCTTTCTTATCCATTATTTTAAACTTTTCGGGTATTATAATGGCCCAGAATATCAAGTTTACCAACAATGAACTCAAAAAACACCTGTTATCTTCATCTCCTGAAAATGAAGTAGCCAAAGACATTAATGGAAACCCCATGGCTATTGATGCCAATGGAGACGGGGAAATTTCAATTCAGGAAGCACTGAATGTGTACCAACTGAAAGTAGGTATGGGTAATATTTATCCTAAAAAACCTAGTTGGGATAATTCCAAAACAAATTTTTCTTCTGAGCTGACTTATTTTACTAATGTTCGCGTATTTAAATATGAAGGACTTATTGATTATTACAATTGTTCTGTTTGTGTGGATTACTTTGTAGATGCAACCGGATTTACGAATCTGGAAGAATTATATTTTTTAGACGGACACTTTTTCTATAAAAGATACCATCTTAACATCAAATTACCTGAATACCTTCCTAATCTGAAAATCGTGGATGCTCCTATAAAAATATCGAACAGTCAGGCTCCTAATCTGGAAGAGTTGAACTGCTCGTATACTTTTAGAGGAGATTTACATGAAGACGGATTAATATTTAACTATGAAAAATTAGATTTTTCTGATTTTGAAAAACTAAAAAGAATAACGGCAAATGCTGAAAATTTAAATTTATCCAACCTACCTTCTCTTGAAGAACTTACTGTGCATGCTAGAGATAGCTTAGTTTTGAAGAACCTTCCATCTCTTGAAAAAATTAAAACTTTACCTGAAGATTCCTATCTCTCTAGCTACCACTATTATCTCTCTAATCATTACTATTATCTGGAAAACTTACCTAAAATAGATTCTTTTTCTTTTAAACGTATAAATATGAATATTCCTCGTGATATTCATCTCATAATAAAAAAACTGCCTTCTTTAAAATTATTATATTTTGATAACAATTATGATTATTTATTAGCTCCCCGAATTACGAAGCTGGAGTTAGAAGATCTCCCAGAGTTAACTGGCATTGACTGTAGTTATAATTCAATAACAACGTTAGATTTATCAAAAAATATTCCAAAACTTTCTAAACTGATTCTTAATAACAATTCAATTGAAACTTTAAATATTTCAAACAATATTCTTATTGATACTTTGAATCTAGCTCATAACTTATTACCCCATATAGATGTAAAGAATCATAAACGATTAAAAAAATTAAAGATCTTAGACAATCCGATTAATAGCCTGGATATATCTAATAATGTATTAATTGAAGATTTAGACATATCCCTAACAAATATTTCAAATATCGATCTTTCCAAACAAGTAAATTTAACTTCTTTTACTAGTGGTGGAAATAATATTACAACCTTAGATCTTTCTAAAAATCCTAAAATATTTAATTTAAATTTAAATTATTATTCTGGTATTGATAAGCTAAATCTAAAACACTTAAATATAAAAAATAATGTAATAGACCTTTGGATTAAAAATAGACCTTCTTACTTAGGACCCGAATTAGAATCTATTTGCTGTGATAATCAGGAGGAGATTGATTTAATTCATAAGTATTTTATTCATGATAAATACAAAGGAAATGTAAATGTAACGACCAACTGCAATCAAAGTTTAAGCACCAATGAAATAAAAACACAAACTGAGGTTACCCTGTATCCTAATCCGGCTACTGATTTTCTATACATAAATACAAAAGAAAAAATCACTAAAATAGAAATTTTTGATACCAACGGAAGACTTTTAATTTCAGAGAAAATATCTTCACCCAAGGTTACTGTTTCTACCCTTCCGAAGGGTTCTTATTTTATGACCCTGCATTACGCTAAAGGCAAAATAAATAAACCATTTATTAAAAACTAA
- a CDS encoding T9SS type A sorting domain-containing protein, whose amino-acid sequence MKKKVHILLLIFLNVWGGINAQNIEFSNDILKKHLISSSTENEVAKDINGNPMAIDANGDGEISLQEALNVYQLQVGMNNIYPTSIPANSTSEKDFSSELTYFTNVRVFKYEGLNPRNCTGCLYRFINATGFTNLEELYFINGHYFYKVYPITIQLPEYLPNLKIVDAPIKISYSQAPNLEDLNCSYTFQLGSGSSGLIDTYDKLNFYDFKKLKKIIANADTIIIKNLPILDSVSLDSKFTHLEKLPKLKNFQLRDTDSQVDNKSLTIKNLPILERLDCSHTQYDWNVSSRGLKTLTLEDLPQLEYIDCSKNELSSLDLSKNIPNLKYLIIKDNKFNTPVNLTKNIYLKELNIDNSTFYVYDSSILDLSNNHLLTHLYLRFINIDSLNLTQNPDLINLQISDLFLNTLDLSGSTKISSISGYYNTIKNFIIKNGVSDLWLDSITSTNYSQFISICCDDIELEKVKNIFSSYSTKKITTDCSSLSLATNEIKTQTEVTLYPNPATDFLYINTKEKITKIEIFDTNGRLLVSENITSPKVTVSTLPKGSYFMTLHYAKGKINKPFIKN is encoded by the coding sequence ATGAAAAAAAAAGTACACATTCTTTTATTAATTTTTTTGAATGTTTGGGGAGGTATAAATGCACAGAATATTGAATTTTCTAACGATATTCTTAAAAAGCACCTGATATCTTCATCAACTGAAAATGAGGTAGCCAAAGATATTAATGGCAATCCTATGGCTATTGATGCCAACGGAGACGGGGAAATTTCCCTTCAGGAAGCGCTAAATGTGTACCAGCTACAGGTGGGGATGAATAATATTTACCCTACATCTATACCTGCTAATAGCACGTCAGAAAAAGATTTTTCTTCTGAGCTGACTTATTTTACTAATGTCCGGGTATTTAAATATGAGGGTCTCAATCCTCGTAATTGTACTGGTTGTCTTTATAGATTTATAAATGCTACCGGATTTACGAATCTGGAAGAATTATATTTTATAAACGGACACTATTTTTACAAAGTATATCCGATTACTATACAATTACCCGAATATCTACCAAATCTAAAAATTGTAGATGCCCCAATAAAAATATCTTATAGTCAGGCCCCTAATCTGGAAGATTTGAACTGTTCCTATACTTTTCAGCTAGGCTCTGGTAGTTCCGGCTTAATAGATACTTATGATAAATTAAATTTTTATGACTTTAAAAAACTAAAAAAAATTATAGCAAATGCAGATACTATCATTATAAAAAATCTTCCCATTCTGGATTCCGTTTCTCTGGATAGTAAATTCACACACCTTGAAAAACTACCTAAATTGAAAAATTTTCAACTAAGAGATACAGATTCACAAGTCGATAATAAATCACTAACTATAAAAAATCTACCTATATTAGAAAGACTTGATTGTTCACATACTCAATATGACTGGAATGTAAGCTCGCGAGGTTTAAAAACATTAACTCTGGAAGATCTGCCTCAACTGGAATACATAGATTGTTCTAAAAATGAGCTGTCTTCATTGGATTTATCTAAAAATATACCGAATTTGAAATATTTGATTATAAAAGATAACAAATTTAATACTCCGGTTAATTTAACAAAAAATATATATTTAAAGGAATTGAATATTGATAATTCTACTTTTTACGTTTATGACTCATCTATCTTAGATCTTTCTAATAATCACCTTTTAACTCATTTATATTTAAGATTTATTAATATAGATTCTTTGAATTTAACACAAAACCCAGATTTAATAAATCTTCAAATTTCTGATTTATTTCTCAATACACTCGATTTATCTGGTTCTACAAAAATATCTTCAATATCAGGATATTATAATACTATAAAAAATTTCATCATAAAAAATGGTGTTTCTGACCTGTGGCTAGATAGTATAACTTCGACAAATTATTCACAATTTATCTCTATTTGCTGTGATGATATTGAACTGGAGAAAGTTAAAAATATATTTTCATCGTATTCAACAAAGAAAATTACAACGGATTGTTCTTCTTTAAGTTTAGCTACCAATGAAATAAAAACACAAACCGAGGTTACCTTATATCCTAATCCGGCTACTGATTTTCTATACATAAATACAAAAGAAAAAATCACTAAAATAGAAATTTTCGATACCAACGGAAGACTTTTAGTTTCAGAGAACATTACTTCGCCTAAGGTTACTGTTTCTACCCTTCCGAAAGGTTCTTATTTTATGACCTTGCATTACGCTAAAGGCAAAATAAATAAACCATTTATTAAAAACTAA
- the purB gene encoding adenylosuccinate lyase, giving the protein MDKYQNPLESRYCSDEMLYNFSPDKKFTTWRKLWVALAEVEKELGLDISDEQIKELKDNVSNIDFAQAAEYEKKFRHDVMAHVHAYGDVAPNARPIIHLGATSAFVGDNTDLIQIRDGFELIKKKLVNVINGLHKFALEYKDLPTLGFTHYQPAQLTTVGKRATLWLQSVLLDLEELEFRIQTLRFRGVKGTTGTAASFKELFNGDFQKVKDLDKELSGRFGFSNVFKVSGQTYDRKVDAQALELLSNIAQSAHKFTNDLRLLQNLKEVEEPFEKNQIGSSAMAYKRNPMRSERISSLAKFVISLAASPAMVASTQWFERTLDDSANKRLSIPQAFLAVDAILIIWNNILDGMVVYPKMIEKHIHEELPFMATEYIIMEGVKNGGDRQELHEIIRTHSMEAARQVKMEGKSNDLIERIIEDQRVNIDKNKLVQLLNPSNFIGFASEQTVEFLEHEVQPILDKYKDLLGIKTDLKV; this is encoded by the coding sequence ATGGATAAGTATCAGAATCCTTTAGAAAGTCGTTATTGTAGCGACGAAATGCTATATAACTTTTCTCCTGATAAAAAATTTACAACCTGGAGAAAATTATGGGTAGCATTGGCAGAAGTCGAAAAAGAACTGGGTTTAGATATTTCTGATGAACAGATTAAAGAACTTAAAGATAATGTTTCCAATATAGATTTTGCTCAGGCGGCAGAATACGAAAAAAAATTCAGACATGATGTCATGGCTCATGTGCATGCTTATGGAGATGTAGCTCCTAATGCCCGTCCCATTATTCACTTAGGTGCAACTTCTGCATTTGTTGGAGACAATACCGATTTAATTCAAATCAGGGATGGATTTGAATTAATAAAGAAAAAACTGGTTAATGTTATTAACGGGTTACACAAGTTTGCTTTAGAGTACAAAGACTTGCCTACCTTAGGGTTTACCCATTATCAGCCTGCACAATTAACAACGGTTGGAAAAAGAGCAACTCTTTGGTTGCAATCCGTTTTGCTTGATTTGGAAGAATTAGAATTTCGTATTCAGACTTTACGTTTCAGGGGAGTAAAAGGTACCACAGGAACAGCTGCCAGCTTTAAAGAATTGTTTAATGGAGATTTTCAGAAAGTAAAAGATTTAGATAAAGAATTATCCGGCAGATTTGGATTTTCTAATGTTTTTAAAGTAAGTGGGCAGACCTATGACAGAAAAGTTGATGCACAGGCATTGGAATTACTTTCCAATATCGCGCAGTCTGCACATAAATTTACCAATGATCTCAGATTATTACAAAACCTTAAGGAAGTAGAAGAACCTTTCGAAAAAAATCAGATAGGTTCCAGTGCAATGGCGTATAAAAGGAATCCTATGAGATCCGAAAGAATTTCTTCCCTTGCTAAATTTGTTATTTCCTTAGCTGCATCACCAGCTATGGTTGCTTCCACCCAGTGGTTTGAAAGAACTCTTGATGATTCGGCTAACAAAAGATTAAGTATTCCTCAGGCTTTTTTAGCTGTTGATGCCATATTAATTATATGGAATAATATTTTAGATGGAATGGTTGTTTACCCTAAAATGATCGAAAAGCACATTCATGAAGAACTGCCATTTATGGCAACGGAATATATCATTATGGAAGGTGTTAAAAACGGAGGCGATAGACAAGAACTTCATGAAATTATCCGTACTCACTCTATGGAAGCTGCCAGACAAGTGAAAATGGAAGGGAAATCCAATGACCTGATTGAGAGAATTATTGAAGATCAACGGGTTAATATAGATAAAAACAAACTCGTTCAATTGTTAAATCCTTCTAATTTTATAGGTTTTGCATCAGAACAAACCGTTGAATTTTTGGAACACGAAGTTCAGCCAATTCTGGATAAGTACAAAGATTTATTAGGTATTAAAACAGATTTAAAAGTGTAA
- a CDS encoding enoyl-CoA hydratase/isomerase family protein encodes MNFNNLLVSQENKISSVTIHRPQQLNALNSATLTELSECITMLEEDNNTRVIFITGSGNKSFVAGADIKEFLDLDAGHINEFAENIHETVFNKIENLSKPVIAAINGFALGGGLELAMACHIRIASENARMGLPEVTLGLIPGYGGTQRLPKLVGKGWANQIILSAEMITAQKALEIGLINEVTSQGNLLPRVKELALKISKNSSTAITHAIKAIQASDSPQGFDKEIDLFGNLFQTHDFKEGVSAFVEKRKPNFN; translated from the coding sequence ATGAATTTTAATAATTTACTGGTTTCGCAGGAAAACAAAATTTCATCGGTTACCATTCACAGACCTCAACAGTTAAATGCACTTAATTCAGCAACTTTAACGGAGTTAAGCGAATGCATTACCATGCTGGAAGAAGACAATAACACTCGGGTAATCTTTATTACCGGAAGCGGTAATAAATCTTTTGTAGCTGGAGCTGATATAAAGGAGTTTTTAGATTTGGATGCCGGGCATATCAATGAGTTTGCTGAAAATATTCACGAAACTGTTTTTAACAAAATTGAAAATTTATCCAAACCGGTAATTGCTGCTATAAATGGTTTTGCACTGGGTGGCGGACTGGAACTTGCAATGGCCTGTCATATACGAATAGCTTCTGAAAATGCAAGAATGGGGCTTCCTGAAGTTACCCTGGGTCTTATACCCGGATACGGAGGCACGCAAAGATTACCTAAGCTGGTAGGAAAAGGATGGGCTAACCAGATTATTCTTTCAGCTGAAATGATAACCGCTCAAAAAGCTTTGGAAATTGGTTTAATTAATGAAGTGACTTCTCAGGGAAACTTATTACCCAGAGTTAAAGAACTGGCATTGAAAATTTCAAAAAATTCTTCTACTGCCATTACTCATGCTATAAAAGCTATTCAGGCTTCGGACAGCCCGCAAGGATTTGATAAGGAGATTGATCTTTTCGGTAATCTTTTTCAAACCCATGATTTTAAAGAGGGCGTTTCAGCATTTGTAGAAAAGAGAAAACCTAATTTTAATTAA
- a CDS encoding cation diffusion facilitator family transporter — protein MNNSAKENYSFQKIVVIIGILLFGFKIVAWYLTRSVSILTDTLESTINVLAGLFSLYSLYISSKPRDKDHPYGHGKIEFISAGIEGGLISLAGLLIIYEAAKNAFTPHTISQLDYGIILVSIAGLVNYLLGVAAVNKGKKNHSLALISGGEHLKSDTYSTIGLVIGLILMYFTGYYWLDSIIALIFGGIIIYTGFKIVRKSLAGIMDEADEELIKQLVDTLEQNRNPNWIDIHNVRFIKYGSSLHLDCHLTMPWYFNLREAKHELEHLEKIIKDNFGDRFEMFVHVDDCCEKFSCKICNKTNCLYRKHPFEEKIKWTIENIETDKHHKLENE, from the coding sequence ATGAACAATTCCGCAAAAGAAAATTATTCTTTTCAAAAAATTGTAGTTATTATAGGGATACTTTTATTTGGTTTCAAAATTGTTGCCTGGTATCTCACCCGTTCGGTATCCATTTTAACAGATACTCTGGAAAGCACTATAAATGTGCTGGCCGGATTATTCTCTTTGTACAGCCTTTATATCTCTTCCAAACCCAGAGATAAAGATCATCCGTACGGACATGGAAAAATCGAATTTATTTCAGCAGGAATTGAAGGAGGACTGATTTCTTTGGCCGGATTACTGATTATTTATGAAGCAGCTAAAAATGCATTTACTCCACACACCATTTCCCAGCTGGATTACGGAATAATTCTGGTTTCGATTGCCGGACTGGTAAATTATCTACTGGGAGTTGCCGCAGTAAATAAAGGTAAAAAAAACCATTCTCTGGCTCTTATTTCGGGAGGAGAGCATTTAAAATCCGATACATATTCTACGATTGGTTTGGTTATTGGGCTTATTTTAATGTATTTCACCGGATACTATTGGCTGGATAGCATTATTGCACTTATTTTTGGAGGTATAATTATTTATACCGGGTTTAAAATCGTTCGTAAATCTCTTGCCGGAATTATGGATGAGGCGGATGAGGAACTTATAAAACAACTGGTTGATACGCTTGAACAAAATAGAAACCCTAACTGGATAGATATTCATAATGTGCGTTTTATTAAATATGGAAGCAGCCTTCACCTGGATTGTCATTTAACAATGCCCTGGTACTTTAACCTGAGAGAAGCCAAGCATGAGCTGGAGCATTTAGAAAAAATTATTAAAGACAATTTCGGGGACCGGTTTGAAATGTTTGTTCATGTGGATGATTGTTGTGAAAAATTTTCCTGCAAGATTTGTAATAAAACCAACTGTTTATATAGAAAACATCCGTTTGAAGAAAAAATCAAGTGGACGATTGAAAATATTGAAACCGATAAACATCATAAATTAGAAAATGAATAA